A single Pseudomonas sp. MM223 DNA region contains:
- the ppiC_1 gene encoding Peptidyl-prolyl cis-trans isomerase C (*Name ppiC_1): MKAQARHILVKTADEAEKLKQRIANGEAFDVLAKKFSICPSGKRGGDLGEVRPGQMVGAIDQVIFKKPLRVVHGPIKSKFGYHLVQTFYRD; the protein is encoded by the coding sequence ATGAAAGCCCAAGCCCGCCACATCCTGGTCAAGACCGCTGACGAAGCCGAAAAGCTCAAACAGCGCATCGCCAACGGCGAGGCTTTCGATGTGCTCGCCAAAAAGTTTTCTATTTGCCCTTCGGGCAAGCGCGGCGGCGACCTGGGCGAAGTCCGCCCAGGCCAGATGGTCGGCGCTATCGACCAGGTTATTTTCAAGAAACCTTTGCGTGTGGTGCATGGGCCGATCAAAAGCAAGTTCGGTTACCACCTGGTGCAAACCTTCTACCGCGATTGA
- the eco gene encoding Ecotin (*Name eco), which translates to MRPTPMTAILALTLAAAAPAMAASLKDVAPYPEAEKGFTRQVIHLPAQADESAYKLEILAGKTLQVDCNRQRLGGNLEERTLEGWGYNYYRLEKVSGPASTLMACPDGKKTEAFVPVIGDGFLLRYNSKLPVVVYVPKDVEVRYRVWSASQDVQKAKAE; encoded by the coding sequence ATGCGCCCTACCCCGATGACCGCAATTCTGGCCCTCACCCTGGCTGCCGCCGCGCCTGCGATGGCGGCCAGCCTGAAGGACGTCGCGCCCTACCCAGAGGCAGAAAAAGGCTTTACCCGGCAGGTCATTCACCTGCCGGCACAGGCCGATGAGTCTGCCTACAAACTGGAAATCCTCGCAGGCAAGACATTGCAGGTCGACTGCAATCGCCAGCGCCTGGGCGGCAACCTGGAAGAACGCACCCTGGAAGGCTGGGGCTACAACTACTACCGCCTGGAAAAGGTCAGCGGCCCGGCCAGCACCCTGATGGCCTGCCCGGACGGCAAAAAGACCGAGGCCTTCGTGCCGGTGATCGGTGACGGCTTCCTGCTGCGCTACAACAGCAAGCTGCCGGTGGTGGTGTATGTGCCCAAGGATGTCGAGGTGCGCTACCGCGTGTGGTCGGCGTCCCAGGACGTGCAGAAGGCCAAAGCCGAGTAA